A stretch of DNA from Cryptomeria japonica chromosome 4, Sugi_1.0, whole genome shotgun sequence:
caattataaacattataaatatttATAAGTATTTGTTTAGATTTCAATAATTAAATTGAAATATGTATAAATTATTTATTGTAATTAATGTATTATATGTTTTATCTTCAAATATCCGCATATATCCTACTACAAAtattaattttctattaaaattatAGGATCTAAGAGGCTAGTATATATGTTGTTGGCcatgtatcatattttattgaaTTCATTACTTTTTATTTTTAACTTAAGGAACAACAATTGCAGATACACACAAAATAACAGAAAAAGAAGAACAAAATTTATTGTTTCTAGCATGGGATAGTTTTATGGTAACTTGAAAATAATTGAACGATGAATTAAATATGTTTGTAGGCATGAAACAAGTTGTTTGTAAGTTGTGTAAAGTTAAGTCCACAATGAAAAAGCCTATCAACTAAAAATAGCATATACATTTGTAATAATTGCTAAACTTTTTAAAATAACATTAACAAAACAATTGTTGAAATAATGAAAAATAGCATTCCAATAAATTTATTACTTTTCAAATTAAATAACAAATGGTTCTAGTTGTCAACTAGGTTTTGTCCCTTTTTCTCTGTCGATTCTCTATTTAAGGTTCTCACTGTTAATTATAAAAGACTAGAGAAAACTTAAAACAACAAAGCTAAAACAGAAATAAACAACACACAATGCATAACACGATAGATTACGTGGTTCACCACTAACTGGCTATATCCACGGGAAAGCAGGAAAAATCTTATATTAACCAATCTCCAATACAATCAGTAAAGGGATTGCACACATCTAATTATGCATTCATATCTAGCTATGAATCAAAGAGttgagaaggcaaaaggtcatTTTGTCGTTGGGCTCCACATTCCCAATAATCTCCACCATGAAGTCCAACAGGTATAGCCATACACTATGCAATCCCTTGCATTTCTATTTCTAATCTCACATTATAACTAGGCTGCAAGATTTTAACTTCACGTACAGTTCGAATAAACCTtctccaaatcaaatccaaatcaaaaatATCTTCTTTTACTAATTTTTTAAGGACAAACTAACCCAAACAAACCACAAACACAAACAATACTTTCTACAGGTTGAAACAAAACTCCTCCATCCAAAGAAGAACCCTTGAACACATATCTCCAACCTCAACTATTGAAGCATCGAATGTTTCAAGAAAAATACGACTATCCTTGAACATAGCCTTGTAAGTATTCacatcatcatcaatttctctCTCAATATCATCCAATATACTGACAATACTTCGAGGAAATACGACTGTTGACACCAATTTTCCTCCTTGTTCATATTTCATAACAGTTACTTTGTCACCACTAATGTTTCCTACTGAAATGAAGTCAGCGAAACCCACCTCATCTTGACCTAGCTGGTGAAGATTTACCAATGACAggatcattgaataggccaaagaAATGCTTCAAAACATCATTTGTTGCATTTGGGTTCAACCGACCCACAGGTGGCAAATCTACACTTGCATTGTTGTCACGTTCCAACTTAGCGATAATATCTCGTACAAGATTCTCAGAGACAGTAAGACCATATTCCTCTAGATTAAGGTAATACTGACTAGGCACAACTTATTCCTGCAAAAATGGAGTCTTTGTCGCTCCCAGCCCGCTGAACTCTATAGTAGGTCCAAATAGCAAAGGACTAGTTTGAGACCCTGGATTGTCAATTGGGAGCAAACAGTAAGAAAATTTAATATCAGCTCGATCCCCCATTTGAGAAATAAGTAACAAAGGGCCTCTGCCCATGCTGACTATACCGCTCTCATAATTTCTGCTACTTATTTCTTTGTCGCTCATTTCGGCACTTGATTTGTTTTCCAAAAACCCTTGACTTCTCCACCGATTGTCATAATAGCTATGTTGTTGGGGGATGCGTTTTTATTGGGCTGATATACTCTATCGAAGCCCTCCTCTGGCCAATGCCACGACCTCTCCTCTATCTTTACCATAGTCACTACTGCACACAAATGGGTGTCTCCAGCAGTGGAATGACTTTTGTTCCCTCCCGACAAAATTTCTATTGTTCTAGTATCATTGGGCATGTTGTTAGTAATACAGGGCATTAGATTCTCCCATGGCTTCCTATAATGTTCTGGGGTTTTAATTCTTTTCTCTTCAACTTCTTTGTCAAAATTATTTTCCTCGTTCTTCTCATCTGCCACGTCCTGACCATCAAATTTTCCAGTAGGGTATTCTATTTCCTCATTTCCTTCGATAGAAACATTCTCACTATCATCGCCAAGCCTCCCAGGGCCATAAATCTGCCCCTCCTCGGCAGCGTTCCAGATTGCATCCTCCTCGGTAGCACTCCAGACTACATCCTCCTCATCGCGAGAGGAAAACTCGACTGCTGATTCAACAGCAAATTCCTGACGATGCCCAAACACCTGCAAAAACATAGCAACAGTGAGATTCATACCTCCTTGCTTTTCTTGGATgtcaaagaaaaaattatttgcatCTACCTCGAATTCCATATCTATAACAGACCGACCCTTGCTCTACTCTGCATGGCTTAATTTATGCTCTAAATTAATAAGTTCTTCTCTAAGTTTTTCAACTTCTCAAGCCATTgacatcaaattttcctccattgCATCTTCCATAAGAAACAATCACTCTGTGAGAAACAGGTTCTCTTCCTTCAGCCTCATAATTTTTGTCTCTTGGTCGCCCTCCCAATTGTTGGTCTCATCTTTCTTAAGTTCATCTTCACTTGCTTCAACATTCTCGTCTTCAGCCAAAATCTCATGCAAAGGTCAATCAAAGATAGAATAAACAACTCTCACTTCATCATGGAATTCTTCATAGCTACAAGACAAAGACATTAGAGTTCAACACCACTCTTCCCAATTTATTCCTTCTTCCATGCCACCTTCTTCCATCTTTCATTTCTACTCAATCCAAccacagctctgataccaattcttaattATAAAAGAGCTGAGAAAACATAAAACAACAAAGTTAAAATAGAAATAAACAACACACAATGCGTCACATGATATATTACGTGCTTCACCACTAACTGTCTACATCCACGAGAAAGCAGGGAAAATCTTATATTAACCAATCTCCAATACAATCAGTGCACGGACTGCACACATCTATTTATGCATTCATATTTAACTATGAACCGAAGAGTTGAGAAGGCCaatggtcatgtgaccattggacttcacattcccaacagtCACTCCTAGTGAAATACCTAATTTATTCACTTTGAAGGTTATGTAATGGTTCctaactaaaataaaataattgttaaCTACAAATTAAATTTTTACATTAAAATAATTCTGCATTACAATCCAATAACTTTGAAAATCTATATTAATGTATtaaaaatttgtttcaaattttattattcaaatgtaatttatatattttaaatgtaaaaattaaatgttcttttacattatcaaataTACTTTTATTCACTTCTTAGGGCTTGGAATTGATGTACACCGTTGCAATTCTTCCCTTGCCGCCATGAAGAAACGTGAATACGAAATGAACGCAGCAAAGTCAGAATACTATAGTTGATGTACAAATGGAAATAATAATTTATATGCCTAATGTCAAAGCGCGGCTCAAATGTCAACGATTCCGTATTCATTTAGACACATTTCCCTATCTTCATTGTTTCCGTTTTCGATCACTTACTGCTCTTTTTAGGTCATATAATTAAACTTGAAATATATTTGTGATtactataatttatatatatattttgaaataaataaatagatgaagTTATTGTATATTTAGATTTACTTTGAttgaatattttatatataattataaatttaacaAAGTTGAATTGGTTGAAATGAAAAATTAAGTATGCTAAATTGTAGGGTTAGTTGGAGGTCATTATTAACATTTTGTATTAAGAAAAACTTTTAATCATCAAAATATTTGATATATTATCTACCATAGTTGGCAAAGTGGTTTAGAAGGTATGAAAGATTGTTTAGAATGTTTGTtgtctttaaatcaatttttataaATCAAATTCAACTAGAAATTATTTTGGTGAATTCATATTCATAATCCGGACTTTTTATGAAGATTAAAAGCATAatcctaaatttaataaattaattactgAAAGTTGGGTTCACTCTTTGGTGCTTCATGCATCCTATTTATACATGCTTCTACAATTTTACTCTTATTTCATCACTATTTCCAATTGTCCCTATAGGTTGACCGTTACTATTcatttattgtttaaatcattcaactCATTCTCATTCATTTATTCTATACCTTTAAATTTATGACTTTCTACCACTATTCAATCTCAATGTATGTAGATTAGCCCCCACACTATATAAAATTGATCTTTGAAAATAAAAACTCAAACttactaaattttaaaaattgaacttATCAAATTTAGTAAATCTTTTCATTCATTCACAAATATAAATAATCAGCATCTACTTATAATATATAAACACTATAAATCAAAAATCAAAGTTACATTAATAACTCCACCACTGAATTAACCCTTAAAATTCACAATTAAACAacatcaaaattttgatttatcaaATGTTTCAAATGTTATCCAAGAAAAATTTATACACAGACCACACACATTCAACTAATCATTGAAAATGGGTGCGAATATATGAGATCACATGATTTTATTTATGATAAAACACGCACTACACATCTCTCTATGAGGTTACAAAGTAACAGACGTTCTAAGAAGAGGATACGGGCTGTACAGACGAAGGGACTAAACAGGAAATGATACTTCCACACCAAATATTTATTGTAAGGTCTTATAAAGGTGAGTGGGCAACCGTGGAGTGGCAAAGAGAGTGAGAGGAACTTTCCTGTGAATTGAGAGTTCATATTTCTCACTCATGTCCAAATCTTGGGCTTCTTCACCAGGTGGAAGCGACCAATCAAATGCATGAACAAAGCTTGCAAGCGCAAATTGAATCATACGAAGGCCCAGATTATACCCTGGACACCTTCTTCGCCCTGCCCCGAACGGTATTATTGGAAAATCTCGTCCATCCAGATTAACGGGATTGTCCACAAAGCGATCGGGATCAAATTCCAGTGGCCTCTCCCACGCATTTGGATCTCTTGCTACGGCCCACACATTCACCATCACATGAGAATTCGGGGGAATGAAATGCCCCATTATTTCCCTTGAACTGTCTGGAGATGCGTGAGGAAGCATAAGCGGCGTTGGAGGATGCAGTCGAAGAGTTTCTGTCACAACTGCATGTAAATATTTCAGCTGAGGAAGAGAGATTCTGCTACTCTCTCTTCCGTTCCCACAACTCTCTCCAATTCGTCTCTGACTTTGTTCATGAGATGAGGATGGCGGATCAGTTCGGACATCGCCCATTCTACAGTGCGGGCAGCAGTGTCCGTTCCTGCCGAAATCATGTTCTGCATTAATCAACAAAGGTAGTGAGAAATGGGGAAATTCGATGGCCACCCATATATCaatgttaattaataaaaaaaaaatcttttgccGTTTCTCAGAATTTTTATTATTTCGTATCAACTAAGAATTTAAATTTTAGAAGTCCATGATCAATTTTGTGGCTCGTGACAACCTACCCAAATGTCGTCAGAAGTAATTAATTAAGGAAACTCTAATTTGCAAAGGCAGAACCCATTGGTGGCTCGTGATGATATCTCCGATTGGGGACCTGATAAGCTTTtccaataataaaaaaatcattatgAAAAAACATTCAGTGAATCCACagattttcagcattcaaatgtaTTTTGCAGCCCCACGCCAAGGGCTCGATTGCGTATATAAATTGATCATTGAAACGGTATACACGTGTGCAGCTTATTATCTAGTCCAATGATGAGCTGTCAATTCTTTTATAAATTGGACTGTTATTATaattagtatatctatatttaaaaaatatatgtaaaatatgttgagagagatatcttataatagaagagaatcatctgtaaaataaacATCCTTCTAAAATTCtaaacatcaagaatacaaatccattaatgtCCTTCACGCAAAAAGCTATGAATCTAGCTGTAGACAAGTGGTGAGGGTTccattttatttggagtaataaaataacacctccacaagctgaaacatggcatatttcatacaTTTATATATCATTTGCATGTCAAGTTGTTTCAAAAATGATCTTTTTTTTCTAAACGGGTGAGGTGTTTATCCTTGATTTCTATTTTATTTAAGATATCAACATGGAggtatgttgatatcttaaggaggTATATGTGTGGTCTTTtgctttttattttttgtgttggtGTTTGTTGCAGTATCTATTTTGCAAGAGTTTAtggatttctttgaaaatataGGGTTTCATTTATTAATCTTTGTGTATGCACATTGCAATACtcattttacatagattttttcaTATTATTTAGGAAACAAGACATTTTTCTTTTGTAATATTTCTTATAATAGACATGTCTATGCTTATATTGCTATTTTCCAATTAAAATTTCTTTACAAAGTAAGCATGCAACTTTTTATATCAGAAGAATAAATGATTATGCAATATTTATTTAAGATAATATAGTgcacgcgcgcgcgcacacacacacacacacatataagtaTATAAATACATGTGGCTATGCGTTCTTAAGCAATCATTTGAAATGACTAGAAAATTCATGTTTTTCAAGCACACAAATAAATCAGATTTTACTTATAGTCAAGAAATCTTGTATTCATTTTTTCTAATATTCTAatgcatttacatatatacattTTAATCTTTTTAGTTCAATTCCTTTTCAGGGTAAAATGAAGATGAAAAGTAGAGTTTCAGTTTGATATTTTCCAACTAAGAATAAAATATTCAGATCTCGATCGATACAAAAACAAAaagatagatatgtatatgtatatgtatatgtatgtatacatatatacatgtacatgtatgtatatatgtgtgtatacatatatacatgtacatgtatgtatatatgtgtgtatatatatacattagaATTTTAATATGAAAACATGAACAGTGATAACAAAAGAGAAACAAACTATGAATgccaaaatttattaatttatatataaattttttttaaaaatacaacaTTACAACCTACTTGAAATTCCAACAAAATGAAGCTAAAGATTTTTGGTAAACATCTAGAAATGATGGTGAACAAATCTCCAACTAGATGATTTTTAATCTAAGCATTGTTATCTCTATTACTCCTCCAAGTATCTATTGTTTGGGTGAAGAAAAGATCATGTAAAACCACCCAAAAACTAATCGATTCATCACTGTTCTCCCTAAACTAGAAATATTTTAGAATAATATGGttaatttcatgcaaaaacaaCATACGGGAAAATTGCCTAGGAATATAGAATAAAGTGGGAGAATTCTAAGTGTCTACAATTTCAGTAGCTCCATTGAATCACAATAAAATAAGATATATAGTAGGAGTTTGTCATAACAATAGGTGATATATCTAGATATCCAAAATACTCTGAAATCTTATGAACTTCTCAACGTTGTTTCTGATTTATGGAGCAActtctttggctcctccaaagttattttgcatggttgtagatgggCGTTGGGGAATGGTGCCAAAATCAGGTTTTGGGATGACTGGTGGATTGGTGATGGCCCCCTATCAGATTTTGTTTGGGCTTCtcctttcaaagaattatgtctcaGAAACATTGGCTCCTGGGTGGCTAATTATATTAGAGATGGAGCCTAGTTAGATCTCAATTCTGTGGATAATGTTTTGATACCTATGCAACCTTGGTTGAATTGTATACACATCCCCTGCTCTCATGTGGAGGATGAAGTGTTTTGGAATTTCTCCTCTTCTGGGAAATTGAAGGCTGCTGATGCTTACAAGTTCATCTCTAGAAACTCCCCCCCCTTCTAGGTTGATATCTGGAGTAAGctcttaattctgaaaattaaccTTTTTTTCTGGTTGTTTATGTAGGGTAAGATCTCTATCATTAACAATCTTTGCAAAAGAGGTCTTCCTCTTACTAATAGATGCTTCCTTTGGAAAGAAGCAAATGACAATGCTGGTCATTTGCTACTTCACTGCTCTTTTGTTAAGGATATCTAGAACACTAATTGGGTCTTCCCTTATTCTGTTCAAAGGTTGTGGTTTGAATGAAAGTGCCCCTTTGACAATTAGGCTTTGGGAGTTCTACGAAATTTTTGTCTTCCTCATGTTGCTTtgggtatttggaaagaaataaacAATAGAGTCTTTAGAGATTTGGAATCTTCTGAGCTTGTTGTGGCTACTGGAATTTGTAATTCTACCAAGGAGGATTTTCTGCACTCCTTCCCTAGTAGAAAGAAtgaccatcccctccctactctccAATAGGAATGGGATAGTATCAAATGGTGGCAAATTGATTGGAACATTGTCATTCTAATGCACAAAACAAAGCAGTGCAGACAAAATGTTCTTTGGCATCCCCCCCTATGaaatggatcaaaatcaatgtggatggggcgGTTAAAGGGAATTGTGAGTTGGCCGGGcgtgggggagtggctaggaatcatatggGTGTCTTG
This window harbors:
- the LOC131053762 gene encoding p-coumarate 3-hydroxylase-like, with amino-acid sequence MGDVRTDPPSSSHEQSQRRIGESCGNGRESSRISLPQLKYLHAVVTETLRLHPPTPLMLPHASPDSSREIMGHFIPPNSHVMVNVWAVARDPNAWERPLEFDPDRFVDNPVNLDGRDFPIIPFGAGRRRCPGYNLGLRMIQFALASFVHAFDWSLPPGEEAQDLDMSEKYELSIHRKVPLTLFATPRLPTHLYKTLQ